A genomic stretch from Flavobacterium sp. KS-LB2 includes:
- a CDS encoding GNAT family N-acetyltransferase, translating into MNPIEIKKVTISHLEEIQKISIQTFKETFASVNTPENIANYLEESFNTEQLTGELNNANSEFYIAYLEAEVVGYLKINFSDAQTETISENALELQRIYVLQNFHGKNIGQLLLDQVKKIAKDTGVDFIWLGVWEENHRALHFYTKNGFVVFDKHDFIMGNDKQTDLLMQLIL; encoded by the coding sequence ATGAACCCAATTGAAATTAAAAAAGTCACGATATCCCATTTAGAAGAAATACAAAAAATTAGTATTCAAACTTTCAAAGAGACTTTTGCTTCAGTAAATACGCCCGAAAACATTGCGAATTATCTAGAAGAAAGTTTCAATACTGAACAATTAACGGGTGAATTGAACAATGCGAACTCTGAATTTTACATAGCCTATTTAGAAGCAGAAGTTGTTGGGTATTTAAAAATAAACTTTAGTGATGCTCAAACCGAGACCATAAGTGAGAATGCTTTGGAACTGCAACGGATTTATGTTTTGCAAAATTTTCATGGAAAAAATATAGGTCAATTATTACTTGATCAAGTAAAAAAAATTGCAAAGGACACAGGTGTTGATTTCATTTGGCTTGGAGTCTGGGAAGAAAATCACCGAGCGCTTCATTTTTACACTAAAAATGGATTTGTGGTTTTTGATAAACATGATTTTATAATGGGGAATGACAAACAAACCGATTTATTGATGCAACTTATCTTGTAG
- the yaaA gene encoding peroxide stress protein YaaA encodes MKIVISPAKSLNFDKELPTQLHTEPLFLKESRQVHKVLKEKKPADLSDLMSISDKLADLNWKRNQDWKTPFTISNARPAIYTFDGDVYIGLDAYSIPEEKIPVLQDRLRILSGLYGLLKPLDLIQAYRLEMGTKLPIGESKNLYEFWKPTVTKELNKELKKGELFVNLASTEYFSAIDVKSLKVPVITPEFKDYKNGKLKIISFFAKKARGMMVRYIIDTNAETIEDLKGFNYDGYQFDATLSKGNHLVFTR; translated from the coding sequence ATGAAAATTGTAATATCGCCAGCCAAGTCGTTGAATTTTGACAAAGAGTTACCCACTCAATTGCATACGGAACCTTTATTTTTGAAAGAATCCCGACAAGTTCATAAAGTTTTAAAAGAAAAAAAGCCTGCTGATTTATCGGATTTAATGAGTATTTCGGATAAACTGGCTGATTTGAACTGGAAACGAAACCAAGATTGGAAAACACCTTTTACAATTTCAAATGCACGTCCAGCAATTTATACTTTTGATGGTGATGTGTACATTGGGTTAGATGCTTATTCTATTCCAGAAGAAAAAATCCCCGTTTTACAAGATCGTTTAAGGATTCTTTCTGGCTTGTACGGATTATTGAAACCATTGGATTTAATCCAAGCGTACCGACTGGAAATGGGAACTAAATTACCAATTGGCGAAAGCAAAAACTTATATGAATTTTGGAAACCAACCGTTACAAAAGAACTCAATAAAGAACTTAAAAAAGGCGAGTTGTTTGTGAATTTGGCTAGTACTGAATATTTTTCGGCAATTGATGTCAAATCTTTAAAAGTTCCTGTAATCACACCGGAATTTAAAGATTATAAAAATGGGAAATTAAAGATCATCAGTTTTTTTGCCAAAAAAGCAAGAGGAATGATGGTGCGTTATATTATAGATACGAATGCGGAAACCATTGAAGATTTAAAAGGGTTCAATTACGATGGCTATCAATTTGATGCGACTCTATCAAAGGGCAATCATTTGGTTTTTACCCGTTAA
- a CDS encoding DHA2 family efflux MFS transporter permease subunit, whose protein sequence is MVQTGEDDLVEYGFRRVIITITAVLCAMLEIVDTTIVNVALNNMRGSLGASLTDVAWVITAYAIANVIVIPMTSWLSQQFGRRNYFAVSIIIFTVASFLCGNANNIWELVAFRFIQGLGGGALLVTAQTIITESYPVAKRGMAQAIYGMGVIVGPTLGPPLGGYIVDHFSWPYIFYINIPIGIIATLLTLSFVKSPKYGDKLKASQVDWWGIFLLTAFIGSLQYILEHGQQDDWFNNSTIVILSVISVFGLLLFIWRELTYKHPIVNLRVLKDTNLRIGTIMCFILGFGLYGSTFIIPIYTQSVLGWSALDAGLLLIPSSITTGLMMPFIGKMIQRGVPQAYMVAAGFLLFFFFTYWMQQVITPDSGEEHLYWPLILRGIGLGLLFVPISTLSLSTLKGKSIGEGAAFTGMMRQLGGSFGIAIITTFIARFNQEHRVNLISHLNTTSFEVQKTVQQLKMGFMSKGYTENEALAKAYKAIEYKVMVQSSVLSYIDIFLYLGALFLFCIPFILLIKKGKNKINPADAMH, encoded by the coding sequence ATGGTACAAACAGGAGAAGATGATTTAGTAGAATATGGCTTTAGGAGAGTCATAATTACCATTACAGCCGTTCTTTGTGCTATGCTTGAAATTGTAGATACTACAATTGTAAATGTAGCTTTAAACAATATGCGAGGCAGCCTAGGTGCTTCTCTTACTGATGTGGCATGGGTAATTACGGCTTATGCTATTGCAAATGTGATTGTGATTCCTATGACGAGCTGGTTGTCACAACAATTTGGACGTCGGAATTATTTTGCGGTTTCTATTATTATTTTTACCGTCGCTTCCTTTTTGTGTGGCAATGCCAATAATATTTGGGAATTAGTTGCTTTTAGGTTTATTCAAGGATTAGGCGGTGGCGCTTTATTAGTAACTGCACAAACCATAATTACCGAAAGTTATCCAGTTGCCAAAAGGGGAATGGCGCAAGCTATTTACGGAATGGGAGTTATTGTAGGACCAACACTTGGACCGCCTTTGGGAGGTTATATTGTAGATCATTTTTCATGGCCTTATATCTTCTACATCAACATTCCTATTGGGATTATCGCTACTTTACTAACACTCTCTTTTGTAAAAAGTCCTAAATATGGAGACAAACTAAAGGCCAGCCAAGTCGATTGGTGGGGAATCTTTCTTTTAACCGCATTTATTGGATCTCTACAATATATTTTAGAACATGGTCAACAAGACGATTGGTTCAACAATAGCACAATTGTAATCTTAAGTGTCATTTCAGTTTTTGGATTACTGTTATTCATTTGGAGAGAACTTACCTATAAACATCCTATCGTAAATTTAAGAGTTTTAAAAGATACTAACTTAAGAATAGGAACCATCATGTGTTTTATACTAGGTTTCGGATTGTATGGTTCTACATTTATTATACCTATTTACACACAATCAGTGTTAGGTTGGAGTGCTTTGGATGCGGGTTTGCTGTTGATTCCAAGTTCTATTACTACCGGACTTATGATGCCCTTCATTGGTAAAATGATTCAACGTGGTGTACCGCAAGCGTATATGGTGGCTGCCGGATTTTTATTGTTTTTCTTTTTTACGTATTGGATGCAACAAGTAATTACCCCTGATTCTGGCGAAGAACATTTATACTGGCCATTGATATTAAGAGGAATTGGATTGGGATTATTATTTGTTCCTATTTCTACTCTTTCTCTATCCACTTTAAAAGGAAAAAGTATTGGCGAAGGAGCTGCTTTTACGGGAATGATGCGCCAATTAGGAGGTTCTTTTGGTATTGCTATTATTACCACTTTTATTGCACGATTCAATCAAGAACACCGTGTCAATCTTATTTCGCATCTTAACACCACTTCTTTTGAAGTACAAAAAACGGTGCAACAACTCAAAATGGGATTCATGTCCAAAGGCTATACTGAAAATGAAGCTTTGGCAAAAGCCTATAAAGCGATTGAATATAAAGTAATGGTACAAAGCTCCGTATTATCGTATATCGACATTTTTTTATACTTAGGCGCTTTGTTTTTATTTTGTATTCCTTTCATTCTTTTAATCAAAAAAGGAAAAAACAAAATAAATCCTGCAGATGCGATGCATTAA
- a CDS encoding HlyD family secretion protein, whose amino-acid sequence MEKKKTNKKFIIILVALVVLGGTYGTYKYMHSLAHEETDDAQIEKNMNPIIPRVSGYVDKVYIKDNDFVKKGDTLFTIDKRDYQLKIEEANAAMIGAEGSFEVSKADIGSALANISVSDANVQSAGGNIESAKIRLGRVTSDYNRYNNLYKSHSITKQQYEQALAAKLEAESQVRVLQQQQRATAFQKSVIIAKSKVSDKQTEVAAANIKRAKALLDAAKLNLTYTAITAAIDGQVSKIDIQPGQLVQPGQSLFYIINNKEAWVIANFKETQLNKMVIGQKVTVKVDAYPGYNFEGAITSFSPATGSRFSLLPPDNATGNFVKTIQRLPVKISLNTSNDPEKIKLLRPGMNVDVDVHLK is encoded by the coding sequence ATGGAAAAGAAAAAAACAAATAAAAAATTTATCATTATCCTAGTAGCTTTGGTAGTTTTAGGTGGAACGTACGGAACTTATAAATACATGCATTCCTTAGCTCACGAAGAAACAGACGATGCACAAATTGAGAAAAACATGAATCCTATTATCCCAAGAGTTTCTGGATATGTGGATAAAGTGTATATCAAAGACAATGATTTTGTAAAGAAAGGCGACACGCTTTTTACCATTGACAAAAGAGATTACCAACTAAAAATTGAAGAAGCAAATGCGGCAATGATTGGCGCTGAAGGTAGTTTTGAAGTTTCTAAAGCTGATATTGGAAGTGCTTTAGCAAATATTTCCGTATCTGATGCTAATGTGCAATCAGCAGGTGGAAATATCGAATCAGCAAAAATTAGATTGGGCCGTGTAACAAGTGATTACAACAGGTATAACAATTTGTACAAAAGCCATTCGATTACAAAACAACAATATGAGCAAGCCTTGGCTGCCAAACTGGAAGCAGAAAGCCAAGTACGCGTTTTGCAACAGCAACAAAGAGCAACTGCTTTTCAAAAATCAGTTATCATAGCAAAATCTAAAGTTTCAGACAAACAAACCGAAGTTGCGGCTGCTAATATCAAAAGAGCCAAAGCATTACTTGATGCGGCAAAATTGAATTTAACCTACACTGCCATCACTGCTGCAATTGACGGTCAGGTTTCAAAAATTGACATCCAACCAGGACAACTAGTGCAACCGGGACAATCATTATTTTACATTATCAATAACAAAGAAGCTTGGGTAATTGCCAATTTCAAAGAGACACAGTTGAACAAAATGGTTATTGGTCAAAAAGTTACCGTAAAAGTAGATGCCTATCCTGGATATAATTTTGAAGGCGCTATCACTTCGTTTTCACCTGCTACTGGATCTCGTTTTTCATTACTTCCTCCTGATAATGCTACAGGAAACTTTGTGAAAACAATCCAAAGATTGCCCGTTAAAATAAGTTTGAACACCTCTAATGATCCTGAAAAAATAAAATTACTCCGCCCGGGAATGAATGTGGATGTAGATGTACATTTAAAATAA
- a CDS encoding TolC family protein, whose product MKVSPFMLFGIFLIGISSVTAQEKTSLTLNEAINLAWTKSNEVTLANTKVKTKKYELQSTKNNQYPDLKLSGQYQRLANASVDFKINQSNSGTQEPLPIVNQLMIGQLNASVPVFSGFKIQNSIKAYENLYEAEMATASQTKEEIALRVIEYYAGLYKAQKTIELLKENQKSAQQRVNDFIELEKNGIIPKNDLLKSQLQVSKIQLSLDETNNNLKIINFYLVTLLKLNPDTKLEIRESDFADFQMTNIPTSELPALENRKDLQAIRFQEKASEANIKIARGSYYPAIAIIGGYTTLDLSNVIAVQNAMNIGVGISYDLSAILKNGTLVKLAENKFQETQNAEAILTDYIKVQVQKAIEDYDLALKQNVVYGQAVEQSSENYRIIKDKYDNGLSDTNDLLEADVEQLSSKINNALARANTIQKYYELLSVTGQLSQTFTISKN is encoded by the coding sequence ATGAAAGTTAGTCCATTTATGCTCTTTGGAATTTTCCTTATTGGAATTTCATCCGTAACGGCACAAGAAAAAACAAGTTTAACATTGAATGAAGCCATTAATTTGGCTTGGACCAAAAGTAATGAAGTTACCTTGGCCAACACCAAAGTGAAAACTAAAAAGTACGAGCTACAATCTACAAAGAACAATCAATATCCTGATTTGAAACTTTCAGGTCAGTACCAAAGATTGGCAAATGCCTCCGTAGATTTCAAAATAAATCAAAGCAATTCTGGCACACAAGAACCACTTCCTATAGTCAATCAATTGATGATTGGACAGCTGAATGCTAGCGTTCCTGTATTCTCTGGTTTCAAAATCCAAAACAGCATCAAAGCTTACGAAAATCTTTATGAAGCTGAAATGGCAACAGCATCACAAACCAAAGAAGAAATTGCGTTACGCGTCATTGAATATTATGCGGGTTTATACAAAGCTCAAAAAACTATTGAACTGCTTAAGGAAAATCAAAAAAGTGCACAACAACGAGTAAATGATTTTATTGAGCTCGAAAAAAACGGAATTATTCCTAAAAACGACCTTTTAAAATCACAATTACAAGTCTCAAAAATTCAACTTTCATTAGACGAAACAAATAATAACTTGAAAATTATCAACTTTTATTTGGTTACGCTTTTAAAATTAAATCCAGATACCAAGTTGGAGATTCGTGAAAGTGATTTTGCTGATTTTCAAATGACAAATATCCCAACAAGTGAATTACCGGCATTAGAGAATCGTAAAGATCTACAAGCCATTAGATTCCAAGAAAAAGCAAGCGAAGCTAATATCAAAATAGCAAGAGGTTCATACTATCCAGCAATTGCAATCATTGGCGGATATACAACATTAGACTTAAGCAATGTGATTGCTGTGCAAAATGCAATGAATATTGGAGTTGGAATATCTTATGACTTAAGCGCTATTCTTAAAAATGGAACTTTAGTAAAGCTGGCTGAAAATAAATTTCAGGAAACACAAAATGCTGAAGCAATACTAACGGATTATATCAAAGTCCAGGTTCAAAAAGCAATTGAAGATTATGACTTAGCATTGAAACAAAACGTCGTTTATGGTCAAGCGGTAGAACAATCTTCGGAGAATTATCGCATTATAAAGGATAAATATGACAATGGACTTTCAGACACCAATGATCTTCTGGAAGCTGATGTTGAGCAACTCAGTTCAAAAATCAATAATGCATTGGCCAGAGCCAATACCATTCAAAAATATTACGAGTTACTATCGGTAACGGGGCAATTATCACAAACCTTCACTATTTCAAAAAACTAA
- a CDS encoding TetR/AcrR family transcriptional regulator: protein MKSNFNDKQIQILEVAETLFAEKGFDGTSIRNIAKVAKINIAMVSYYFGSKERLLESLIVYRTSDLKNQLENLLQEDLEPIDKINKLIELYINRINSNRGIYRILHFEFTSKKREQNLQAFSELKKGNLKSLESIIEEGQKKGIFRKDVIIPLITPTILGTFFHFHMNKPFFENLLNLKTEDLYNNYIKTNLTKHIQQTIKALLIYES, encoded by the coding sequence TTGAAGAGTAATTTTAACGACAAACAAATTCAAATTCTCGAAGTAGCAGAAACACTTTTTGCTGAGAAAGGATTTGATGGTACTTCTATTAGAAACATTGCAAAAGTAGCAAAAATAAATATTGCCATGGTTTCGTATTACTTTGGCTCCAAAGAACGTTTACTGGAATCGCTTATTGTTTACAGAACTTCGGATCTTAAAAATCAATTGGAAAATTTATTGCAAGAAGATTTAGAACCTATTGACAAAATCAATAAACTGATTGAACTCTACATCAATAGAATCAATAGCAACAGAGGAATTTATAGAATTTTACACTTCGAATTTACTTCTAAAAAAAGAGAACAAAATCTTCAGGCTTTTTCCGAATTAAAAAAAGGAAATTTAAAATCCCTTGAATCCATTATTGAGGAAGGACAGAAAAAAGGCATTTTTAGAAAAGATGTTATTATTCCGCTGATCACTCCTACGATTTTGGGAACTTTTTTTCATTTTCATATGAACAAGCCTTTCTTCGAAAATTTATTAAATCTTAAAACCGAGGATTTATATAACAATTACATCAAAACCAATTTGACAAAGCACATTCAACAAACTATAAAAGCACTTCTAATATATGAAAGTTAG
- a CDS encoding DUF4494 domain-containing protein has product MSTIWYECKVKYRKTDETGAQKITTEPYLVDALSYTEAESRITEEMSAYISEEFKITNIKMANYAEIHPFENADRWFRSKVSLLAYDEESGKERKTNMYLLVQANDVKEAYDNTTSVMKGTMGDYTIPAISESPIMDVFPYFSGEEGELEQLERFNALKGSKSEATVEMVDHMEFETVPEEEAIV; this is encoded by the coding sequence ATGAGCACAATTTGGTACGAATGCAAAGTAAAATATAGAAAAACGGATGAAACTGGCGCACAAAAGATTACGACAGAACCGTACTTGGTAGACGCGTTATCGTATACTGAGGCAGAAAGCAGAATTACCGAAGAGATGTCGGCGTATATTAGTGAAGAATTTAAAATCACGAATATAAAAATGGCAAATTATGCTGAGATTCATCCTTTTGAAAATGCAGACCGTTGGTTTAGATCCAAAGTTTCCTTATTGGCGTATGATGAAGAAAGCGGTAAAGAACGCAAGACCAATATGTATTTATTAGTGCAGGCTAATGATGTAAAAGAAGCTTATGATAACACCACTAGTGTAATGAAAGGTACGATGGGCGACTATACTATTCCTGCCATTTCAGAATCTCCTATTATGGATGTTTTTCCTTATTTCAGTGGGGAAGAAGGTGAACTGGAACAATTAGAACGGTTCAATGCGCTCAAAGGTTCTAAATCGGAAGCAACAGTAGAAATGGTAGACCACATGGAATTTGAAACGGTTCCTGAAGAAGAAGCTATTGTTTAA
- a CDS encoding GNAT family N-acetyltransferase: MNYHFRKAELSEIAPIWEILQQAIQRRKEDGSNQWQDGYPNPEVIQKDIEKGAGFVLADGETIIGYSAVLINDEPAYATIEGNWLTNGNFVVLHRVAIAENYLGKGLAKLILKYIEEFAVSNNIYSIKADTNFDNLPMMKIFETLGYTYCGEVYFRGSPRKAYEKVLAKQD; this comes from the coding sequence ATGAATTATCACTTTAGAAAAGCGGAACTATCTGAAATAGCTCCGATTTGGGAAATTTTACAACAAGCGATTCAACGCCGAAAAGAAGATGGCAGTAATCAATGGCAAGATGGTTATCCTAATCCGGAAGTTATTCAGAAAGATATTGAAAAAGGAGCAGGATTTGTTTTGGCAGACGGAGAAACTATCATCGGTTATAGTGCGGTACTTATCAATGACGAACCTGCTTATGCTACAATTGAAGGAAACTGGTTAACGAATGGTAATTTCGTAGTACTGCACCGCGTTGCTATTGCTGAAAACTATTTGGGTAAAGGCTTGGCTAAACTGATTCTCAAATATATAGAAGAATTTGCGGTAAGCAACAACATCTACAGCATAAAAGCAGATACCAATTTTGACAACTTACCTATGATGAAAATTTTTGAAACTTTAGGTTATACCTATTGTGGGGAAGTTTATTTTAGAGGAAGTCCTAGAAAAGCTTACGAGAAAGTATTAGCTAAACAAGACTGA
- a CDS encoding alpha/beta hydrolase family protein, whose translation MNNTFFSNLFFWLSILLLPKMVFSQSNDFTIQNVTFDSQGITLAGSIVKPKNPVAAVVIVHGSDPVKREMEFAKRLAKEGIAVLTYDKRGVGESGGIYVGPSVGTNNIDTTNLNLLASDTNEAVQTFRTFLKNKKIPIGLVGFSQAGWIIPITANKNPLIEFMVLFSCPTITTLEQLRFQFYTNGNTNFWENHTDADAFEHTKNDPDKYQFVATDPKISLNTISIPGLWLFGEKDIQIPVKLCIEQLNTLKGQGKPFEYSLFSTLGHNTVSDSDTTPFDISIQWIKQKALSIKKSKKSK comes from the coding sequence ATGAACAATACCTTTTTTTCTAACTTATTTTTTTGGTTATCAATACTACTTTTACCAAAAATGGTCTTTTCTCAATCAAATGACTTTACTATTCAAAATGTAACGTTTGACAGTCAAGGCATAACTCTTGCAGGTTCAATTGTAAAACCTAAAAATCCAGTTGCAGCAGTTGTAATTGTTCACGGTTCTGACCCCGTAAAAAGAGAAATGGAATTCGCAAAACGTCTTGCGAAAGAAGGTATTGCTGTATTAACCTATGACAAACGTGGCGTTGGGGAATCTGGTGGTATTTATGTTGGACCTTCTGTTGGTACTAACAATATTGATACTACTAATCTTAATTTATTAGCTAGCGACACCAATGAGGCAGTACAAACATTTCGAACCTTTTTGAAAAACAAAAAAATACCAATTGGGTTAGTTGGCTTTAGTCAAGCGGGATGGATAATTCCAATTACAGCAAACAAAAACCCACTAATAGAATTTATGGTTTTATTTAGTTGTCCTACGATAACAACTTTAGAACAACTTCGATTTCAGTTTTACACAAACGGAAATACTAATTTTTGGGAAAATCATACCGATGCAGATGCCTTTGAACACACAAAAAATGACCCAGACAAGTACCAATTCGTGGCGACTGATCCAAAAATTTCTTTGAATACAATTTCCATTCCTGGACTTTGGCTTTTTGGAGAGAAGGATATTCAGATTCCAGTGAAGTTATGTATCGAGCAATTAAATACATTAAAAGGACAAGGCAAACCTTTTGAATATAGTTTATTTTCAACATTAGGACACAATACAGTATCCGACAGTGACACAACACCTTTTGACATTTCAATTCAATGGATAAAACAGAAAGCGTTGAGCATTAAGAAATCTAAAAAATCAAAATAA
- a CDS encoding ATP-dependent nuclease, producing the protein MKITLLDKYKSLHPFESDELDSLTVITGKNGSGKSQLLNLIFNKFKKVPEVASTRLTISPEVQNIQFEGIIKDNLRNISYDEWKSVVKKLFDEFKKLTENNIKLLKYIIDENLQGKNIGSIVGQIISKEPEYLALLKINISEVLNQNIETVKELRKIDETNVLRKIYKKGTTDKLFHFITHLSEKTGKTIETLTELDFYNSPIDENLIDENELFSSQVEYIFYNYAKRRDINRKNWFFKKEDGEENDSVADADFVQKFIPPWEIINSILESNNLDFCFKGVEKKEFSTDITIDFKLLKKTTSEEIPFNDLSSGEKVIIGLILKLFTSEYYGENLNFPDLILLDEPDAHLHPEMSNLLINVLENTFVSNFGIKVIFTTHSPSTIALLNENNIYQISNGKHTSLTKISKDDALKILTSFIPTLNIDYKNHKQIFVESPTDRFYYQILFDKRYQHNQYPFKLYFISNGYGKGSSSQVIETVEAIRKSENKSFFGIIDWDKTNRDNDYIKVHGENIRYSIENYVYDPIYLVVQLMELKAHNIHSEIGLDESYNQYQLGNEKNLAEIAIEWFFEKFYSKFPMSEELKSTKRTVKFLNGIDFSIPIWYLEFQGHDLESKLKTVFPALEKYRNEGELQKNLSVISAKCYPFVHLDTIEVFEKIINIG; encoded by the coding sequence ATGAAAATAACATTACTAGACAAATATAAATCCCTACACCCTTTTGAAAGTGATGAATTAGATTCACTAACAGTTATAACTGGTAAAAACGGAAGTGGAAAATCTCAACTTTTAAATTTAATATTTAATAAATTCAAAAAAGTACCTGAAGTCGCTAGTACTAGGTTAACTATTTCACCTGAAGTACAAAATATTCAATTCGAAGGAATAATAAAAGATAATCTTAGAAATATTTCATATGATGAATGGAAATCAGTAGTCAAGAAGCTTTTCGATGAATTTAAAAAGTTAACCGAAAATAACATTAAATTACTAAAATACATTATTGATGAAAATTTGCAAGGCAAAAATATAGGTTCAATTGTTGGTCAAATTATATCAAAAGAACCTGAATATTTGGCACTTTTGAAAATAAACATTTCAGAAGTGCTGAATCAAAATATAGAAACCGTAAAAGAGTTAAGAAAGATAGACGAGACCAACGTTTTACGAAAGATATATAAAAAAGGAACTACTGATAAACTTTTCCATTTCATAACACATCTTAGTGAAAAAACTGGAAAGACTATCGAAACACTAACAGAATTAGATTTTTACAATTCTCCAATCGATGAAAATTTAATAGATGAAAACGAACTATTCAGTTCTCAAGTAGAATACATATTCTATAATTATGCAAAAAGAAGAGATATAAATCGTAAAAATTGGTTTTTTAAAAAAGAAGATGGAGAAGAAAATGACTCAGTAGCTGATGCCGATTTTGTTCAGAAATTTATACCTCCTTGGGAAATTATTAATAGTATTTTAGAATCTAATAACTTAGATTTTTGTTTCAAAGGAGTAGAAAAAAAAGAGTTTAGCACAGATATTACGATAGATTTCAAACTTTTAAAAAAAACAACTTCTGAAGAAATTCCATTTAATGATTTATCTTCAGGAGAAAAAGTAATTATTGGCTTAATACTGAAACTCTTTACTTCTGAATATTATGGAGAAAATTTAAATTTTCCAGACCTGATTTTGTTAGATGAACCTGATGCTCATTTACATCCAGAAATGTCAAATCTTTTGATTAATGTATTAGAAAATACATTTGTTTCAAATTTTGGTATAAAAGTAATCTTTACAACACATAGCCCGTCAACTATAGCCTTGTTAAATGAAAACAATATCTATCAAATTTCAAATGGTAAACATACATCATTAACAAAAATATCTAAAGATGATGCTTTAAAAATCCTTACAAGTTTCATCCCAACATTGAATATTGATTATAAAAATCACAAACAGATTTTTGTAGAAAGTCCAACCGATAGGTTTTATTATCAAATACTTTTTGACAAAAGATATCAACATAATCAATATCCTTTCAAACTGTATTTTATTTCTAACGGGTACGGAAAAGGCAGTAGTTCTCAAGTTATCGAAACTGTTGAAGCAATTAGAAAATCTGAAAATAAATCATTTTTTGGCATAATTGATTGGGACAAAACAAATAGGGATAATGATTATATAAAAGTTCATGGCGAGAATATTCGATATAGTATTGAAAACTATGTTTATGATCCAATTTATTTAGTTGTGCAATTAATGGAATTGAAAGCTCATAATATTCACAGTGAAATTGGTTTAGATGAATCTTACAATCAATATCAGTTGGGGAATGAAAAAAACTTAGCTGAAATTGCAATTGAATGGTTTTTTGAAAAGTTCTATAGCAAATTTCCAATGTCTGAAGAATTAAAAAGTACTAAAAGAACTGTAAAATTCCTCAATGGTATTGATTTTTCGATTCCAATCTGGTATCTCGAATTTCAAGGACACGATTTGGAGTCCAAATTAAAGACAGTATTTCCGGCATTAGAAAAATATAGGAATGAAGGTGAATTACAAAAGAATTTAAGTGTTATTTCGGCAAAGTGCTATCCGTTTGTACATCTCGATACTATTGAAGTTTTTGAAAAAATCATAAACATCGGCTAA